In Desulfobaccales bacterium, a genomic segment contains:
- a CDS encoding hydrogenase iron-sulfur subunit, which translates to MEKFEPLIVAFCCHYCAYTAADMAGSMRLRYPPNVKIIRVPCSGKVDAIHIMKSLEKGADGVFVAGCLEGDCHFKNGNVRATHRVAYLKKLLDEIGIEGERVAMFAMSAGMGERFAQIATDFTEKIRQLGPNPAKVAHKDLRAAG; encoded by the coding sequence ATGGAAAAATTCGAACCGCTCATTGTGGCTTTCTGTTGCCACTATTGTGCTTACACGGCGGCGGACATGGCCGGCAGCATGAGGCTGCGCTATCCTCCCAATGTGAAAATCATCCGCGTGCCCTGCTCGGGGAAGGTGGATGCCATTCACATCATGAAGTCCCTGGAAAAGGGGGCTGACGGGGTATTCGTGGCCGGCTGTCTGGAGGGGGATTGCCACTTCAAAAATGGCAATGTGAGGGCAACCCATCGGGTGGCCTACTTAAAGAAGCTCCTCGATGAGATCGGCATCGAAGGCGAGCGCGTGGCGATGTTCGCGATGTCGGCGGGCATGGGCGAGCGCTTTGCTCAAATCGCCACAGATTTCACCGAGAAGATTCGGCAACTTGGACCAAATCCCGCCAAGGTCGCTCATAAAGATCTGCGGGCCGCAGGTTGA